One genomic segment of Desulforamulus reducens MI-1 includes these proteins:
- the rph gene encoding ribonuclease PH codes for MDRVDGRKQGQIRPVRMTPNYNKYAEGSVLIEVGDTRVICTATVEERVPPFLKGLGKGWVTAEYSMLPRATGSRTIREAARGKLGGRTMEIQRLIGRALRSVVNLEALGERSLTMDCDVIQADGGTRTASITGAYVAMIFALNRLVEQGMLEKIPVSDFIAATSVGIVKGRPVIDLCYAEDSVAEVDMNVVMTGTGRFVEIQGTGEEATFSREEMNQLLDLAAAGIEELNKVQRQVLGDIAAKIG; via the coding sequence TTGGACAGAGTTGACGGAAGAAAGCAGGGACAAATACGTCCAGTGCGCATGACACCTAATTATAACAAATACGCTGAGGGTTCTGTTTTGATTGAAGTAGGAGATACGCGGGTTATTTGTACTGCCACCGTGGAAGAAAGGGTACCGCCCTTCTTGAAGGGATTAGGCAAAGGCTGGGTAACTGCCGAATATTCTATGCTTCCCCGGGCCACCGGTAGCCGTACCATCCGTGAAGCAGCCAGAGGAAAACTTGGTGGTAGAACAATGGAGATTCAAAGACTGATTGGTCGTGCCCTTCGTTCAGTGGTGAATCTGGAAGCCTTGGGTGAACGTAGCCTAACAATGGATTGTGATGTTATTCAGGCCGATGGGGGTACCCGTACGGCATCCATTACCGGAGCCTATGTGGCAATGATTTTTGCCTTGAACAGATTGGTTGAACAGGGTATGCTAGAGAAAATACCCGTCAGTGACTTTATAGCTGCTACCAGTGTAGGGATTGTCAAGGGCAGACCGGTTATTGACCTGTGCTACGCAGAGGACTCTGTTGCTGAAGTGGATATGAACGTGGTTATGACTGGAACAGGGCGATTTGTTGAAATTCAGGGTACCGGGGAGGAAGCCACCTTCTCCAGAGAAGAAATGAATCAACTTCTGGATTTAGCCGCAGCGGGTATTGAAGAATTAAATAAGGTTCAGCGCCAGGTACTGGGAGATATAGCAGCTAAGATAGGGTAG
- a CDS encoding adenosylcobinamide amidohydrolase, translated as MNMFSPKPDTPIHLLSGLRGRVTSKCILVEANEPWLSIGSGVLGGGIGTKLLFLNRQVSKNYDACNPNQEMTKWLEATLPFCQIDACSALMTAAWVSHGVWAQLACGTQEAVVITTAGLSNACAAGLTVCFSQTKPCPGTINIMAFLSHSLTPGGLVNAVQTITEAKTRTLGEMGVRCLQSGFPATGTGTDAVIVAGNPKGPLADYAGPTTVTGCLLANGVQRTLTGAIQKYCQAISDN; from the coding sequence ATGAATATGTTTTCGCCTAAGCCCGACACGCCAATCCATTTGCTGTCTGGATTGCGAGGCCGGGTAACTTCAAAGTGTATTCTGGTAGAGGCTAATGAACCTTGGCTTTCCATTGGCTCCGGCGTCTTGGGTGGGGGTATTGGTACTAAACTTCTTTTTCTAAATCGACAGGTGTCCAAAAATTATGATGCCTGCAACCCAAACCAGGAAATGACAAAATGGTTAGAGGCAACCCTGCCTTTTTGTCAAATAGACGCTTGCTCTGCTCTAATGACAGCCGCCTGGGTTAGTCATGGCGTATGGGCTCAACTGGCTTGTGGAACCCAGGAGGCTGTGGTCATCACCACCGCTGGCTTGAGCAATGCTTGTGCGGCAGGCCTAACGGTTTGTTTTTCTCAAACCAAGCCCTGTCCGGGAACCATCAACATCATGGCCTTTTTGTCCCATTCGTTGACACCGGGAGGATTGGTTAATGCGGTGCAAACCATTACTGAAGCCAAGACCAGAACTCTGGGAGAGATGGGGGTTCGATGTCTTCAGTCGGGTTTTCCGGCCACTGGTACGGGTACCGATGCTGTCATTGTGGCGGGAAATCCCAAAGGACCTTTGGCGGATTATGCCGGCCCCACTACTGTAACCGGCTGTCTATTGGCCAACGGCGTTCAAAGAACTCTAACCGGAGCTATTCAAAAATATTGTCAAGCAATATCAGATAACTAG
- a CDS encoding XTP/dITP diphosphatase, whose translation MKLVLATNNKGKVKELAELLKPCGYQVVSIGEFPGFTEVEEDGNTFADNAIKKALAAAEFTGELALADDSGLEVDALKGAPGVYSARFAGEPKDDTANNAKLLSLLEGVPQDHRTARFRCVIAIAEPNGRIHTAEGSCEGVILRELKGEGGFGYDPLFYVPEYKQTFAELDMEKKNSISHRGKALKKAMEILNRLYIHQEV comes from the coding sequence TTGAAGTTAGTTTTAGCAACCAACAATAAAGGCAAAGTGAAAGAGTTGGCCGAGCTATTAAAACCCTGCGGGTATCAGGTAGTTTCCATCGGCGAATTTCCGGGTTTTACAGAGGTAGAGGAAGACGGAAATACCTTTGCAGACAATGCCATTAAAAAAGCTCTGGCCGCAGCAGAATTTACCGGAGAATTGGCTTTGGCCGATGATTCGGGTTTAGAGGTGGATGCATTAAAGGGTGCGCCGGGGGTTTACTCAGCCCGTTTTGCTGGGGAACCCAAGGACGATACGGCAAACAATGCTAAATTATTAAGTCTGTTGGAAGGAGTTCCCCAGGATCATCGGACAGCCAGATTCCGGTGTGTCATAGCCATTGCGGAACCTAATGGTAGGATTCACACAGCGGAAGGAAGCTGTGAGGGGGTTATTTTAAGAGAATTAAAGGGCGAGGGTGGTTTTGGCTACGATCCCCTGTTTTACGTGCCGGAATATAAACAAACCTTTGCAGAATTGGATATGGAAAAGAAGAACTCCATTAGTCACCGGGGGAAAGCTCTAAAAAAAGCAATGGAGATTCTAAACCGCCTTTACATTCACCAGGAGGTTTAA
- a CDS encoding S-layer homology domain-containing protein: protein MGNLFFNSSIGKRIVLLFMVCFLTNLLLPFSAFANEPTTASGGELAGKAVEFIHEKYMAGESLDGYTAYVLTLAGEDLGSDKWTKPYCPSAKQDLVKATDAITIGHELGLEKNSLITYLLVHENPDGSFGPYANEYGTKIALEALALIKDDLDGALKERVEQAITKAVAFLKSRYPLSEDYSNSGFAAFDARTVVALKTAGEDLTQDGWVKNGISLQDKAVAEAVYAAENANDKSATELAKHLGALYALEPTHEKVSQLGDAIRSKASVTEEGQVYFGSGGDFGVFDQVAVLRALGETNQLTGVDQVNALTYLNEFQRDHDEWGTPAGKAYGTSYTPKDSELTAQAVTALSKFDSDVAGEAIDDALTYLKSVQDKDTAALPVSGDSSTAAAELLIALKKQGLTYDQYAGENALWAKVPQAKSVGLNLLAMKGFEEAERVEKLTFLLHDQHSSQGFSNNLFGDVWAYLALGTEGQIDAIKDDARIFLLDRQISDGDNMGAWDSTYPDYPDFMATSQAVRSLTYLKGYATDADVAASIKKGVDYLKEKQRNDGSYQTGWDDAVVDTSEMILTMKRLNQDPRELKSGEGKSPVDWLLEKSLNNDGSFGDSKNVFGATIALNAFHTLGFTPSSGGSTPGDGGNTPGVDTASVGVIVVGKTGSKLFGPSYVTVEKTGQWGMTAMEALHQTGLSYSDRDGFVTAIEGEANQGMTGWMYMVNGRTPMVMAKDQPVKDGDKVIWWYSLDINNPGPTWETATDGSWSNQPAVNSNIPSSVQEQVDLLPSSLQPTSSVAKTLEDIQKVLGIAGSTSVLGSLSDVKQAVAVVAPDKLMKGEEAQERQKKLQANRVEIEQQVEANKGAVVSDAGEEMALVIPANALGASAQITVREETPLPMSPSDINSSIQGWEKLPEGFRAVSPVYHMGPEGLTFSEPVTVAIQVALPENVQPENLVFSWYNPQEKTWVALPAVFDAERSLIMARISHFSRYMVTGKTTTPTMDPQPARKTFADLTGFDWARDAIESLAGQGIISGVSEERFEPGRTITRAELATLLARIKNLSASDMYPFSDISPTDWFASPVSAAAKAKIVSGYPDGTFDPHHPVTREEMAVMLVRAFQLTGGEKPVTFNDRETIGPWASESVATMLDQGVIKGYEDNTFRPKNPATRAEVAVLLHRLVSMK from the coding sequence ATGGGAAACCTCTTTTTTAATTCATCGATTGGCAAGAGAATCGTGTTGTTGTTCATGGTATGTTTTTTAACCAATCTGCTACTTCCTTTTTCTGCGTTTGCCAACGAACCTACAACAGCCAGTGGAGGAGAATTAGCTGGCAAAGCCGTAGAGTTCATACATGAAAAATATATGGCCGGGGAAAGTTTGGACGGCTATACGGCTTATGTTTTAACCCTAGCTGGGGAAGATTTGGGTTCTGACAAGTGGACAAAACCATATTGCCCGTCGGCCAAACAAGACTTGGTTAAGGCTACGGACGCCATCACCATCGGACACGAACTGGGATTGGAAAAAAACAGCTTGATTACTTACCTTCTGGTTCACGAGAATCCGGATGGTAGCTTTGGGCCTTATGCTAACGAATATGGAACCAAAATAGCCTTAGAAGCCCTGGCTCTGATCAAAGATGATTTGGACGGAGCCTTAAAAGAAAGAGTGGAACAGGCTATCACCAAGGCCGTTGCTTTTTTGAAAAGCCGTTATCCCCTTTCAGAGGATTATAGTAACAGCGGTTTTGCCGCCTTTGATGCTCGAACAGTTGTAGCATTAAAAACTGCCGGAGAAGACTTAACCCAGGATGGCTGGGTAAAAAACGGAATTTCCTTACAAGACAAAGCCGTAGCCGAAGCCGTATATGCTGCAGAAAATGCCAACGATAAATCAGCCACTGAATTGGCTAAACATTTAGGTGCTCTATATGCCCTTGAACCAACCCATGAAAAGGTGAGTCAACTGGGCGATGCTATACGTAGCAAAGCTTCTGTTACAGAAGAAGGGCAGGTTTATTTCGGTTCAGGCGGAGATTTTGGCGTCTTTGACCAGGTGGCTGTGTTAAGAGCCTTGGGGGAAACCAACCAACTAACCGGTGTGGATCAGGTTAATGCCCTGACCTACCTTAATGAATTCCAAAGAGACCATGATGAGTGGGGCACTCCGGCAGGCAAAGCCTATGGTACTTCATATACACCCAAGGATTCGGAGTTGACCGCCCAGGCGGTGACTGCTTTATCGAAATTTGATTCCGATGTGGCAGGGGAAGCCATCGATGACGCCTTAACCTACCTAAAGAGTGTACAAGACAAGGATACGGCAGCCCTACCTGTCAGCGGAGATAGCAGTACCGCGGCAGCCGAGTTGCTAATTGCCTTAAAAAAACAAGGACTTACCTATGACCAGTACGCAGGTGAAAATGCTCTTTGGGCCAAAGTTCCCCAGGCTAAGTCCGTAGGTTTAAACCTATTGGCCATGAAGGGATTTGAAGAGGCCGAGCGTGTGGAGAAGCTGACGTTTTTATTACATGATCAGCATTCGTCTCAGGGCTTTTCCAACAACCTCTTTGGTGATGTATGGGCGTATCTGGCCCTGGGGACAGAGGGACAGATAGATGCCATTAAGGACGATGCCAGGATCTTCCTGCTCGATCGGCAGATTAGTGATGGGGACAACATGGGAGCATGGGATAGTACATACCCAGATTATCCCGACTTTATGGCCACTTCCCAGGCGGTTCGATCCTTAACCTACCTAAAGGGCTATGCCACCGATGCAGATGTTGCTGCCAGTATCAAAAAAGGGGTGGACTATCTTAAAGAAAAGCAAAGGAATGATGGCAGCTATCAAACTGGCTGGGACGATGCGGTGGTAGACACTTCCGAGATGATCCTAACCATGAAGCGTTTGAACCAGGATCCCCGGGAATTAAAAAGTGGTGAGGGCAAAAGCCCCGTGGACTGGCTGCTGGAAAAATCCCTAAACAATGATGGTAGCTTTGGTGACAGCAAAAATGTTTTTGGCGCCACCATAGCCCTAAATGCCTTTCACACGTTAGGTTTTACTCCCTCCTCCGGCGGTTCTACCCCAGGGGACGGCGGTAACACACCTGGGGTAGATACTGCCAGTGTAGGTGTGATAGTGGTTGGAAAAACAGGTAGCAAGCTGTTTGGCCCCTCCTATGTCACTGTAGAAAAAACTGGCCAGTGGGGCATGACTGCTATGGAAGCTTTACACCAGACCGGGCTTAGTTACAGTGACCGAGACGGTTTCGTCACGGCCATTGAAGGAGAAGCCAACCAGGGTATGACGGGTTGGATGTATATGGTTAACGGACGAACCCCCATGGTTATGGCTAAGGATCAGCCTGTTAAGGATGGGGATAAGGTTATTTGGTGGTACAGCTTGGACATCAATAATCCCGGCCCTACCTGGGAAACTGCAACTGATGGAAGTTGGTCCAATCAGCCGGCGGTTAATTCGAACATCCCCTCATCTGTGCAAGAACAAGTGGACTTACTCCCGTCCTCTTTACAACCTACAAGCAGTGTTGCAAAAACCTTGGAGGATATTCAGAAGGTACTTGGCATTGCAGGCAGCACTTCTGTTTTGGGGTCGCTAAGTGATGTAAAGCAGGCGGTGGCGGTGGTTGCCCCTGATAAACTGATGAAGGGGGAAGAAGCCCAAGAACGGCAAAAAAAGCTGCAAGCTAATCGAGTAGAGATTGAGCAACAGGTGGAAGCCAATAAAGGGGCGGTTGTCTCCGATGCAGGAGAAGAAATGGCTCTGGTGATCCCGGCCAATGCCCTTGGTGCTAGTGCGCAAATTACCGTCCGTGAAGAAACACCATTGCCTATGTCACCATCCGACATCAACAGCAGTATCCAAGGCTGGGAGAAACTTCCCGAAGGATTCCGAGCTGTTTCTCCGGTTTACCACATGGGACCTGAGGGGTTGACTTTTAGCGAACCGGTAACGGTGGCCATTCAAGTGGCTTTGCCCGAAAATGTTCAGCCAGAAAACCTAGTTTTTTCTTGGTACAATCCCCAAGAAAAAACCTGGGTGGCATTGCCTGCTGTTTTTGATGCAGAGAGAAGCCTTATCATGGCTCGTATTTCCCACTTCTCCCGCTATATGGTGACAGGAAAAACAACTACGCCAACCATGGATCCTCAACCAGCCAGAAAGACTTTTGCTGATTTAACCGGCTTTGACTGGGCCCGGGACGCCATTGAATCGTTGGCTGGTCAGGGGATTATTAGCGGCGTATCTGAGGAGCGTTTTGAACCGGGCCGTACCATTACCCGGGCCGAACTGGCTACCTTATTGGCTCGCATCAAAAATCTCTCTGCCAGTGATATGTACCCCTTCTCAGATATTTCTCCCACCGACTGGTTTGCCTCTCCGGTAAGCGCTGCTGCTAAGGCTAAGATTGTCAGCGGGTATCCGGATGGTACCTTTGACCCGCATCATCCGGTGACCCGGGAAGAGATGGCGGTGATGCTGGTGAGGGCTTTCCAATTGACCGGAGGGGAAAAACCGGTGACCTTTAACGACCGGGAGACCATTGGACCCTGGGCTTCCGAAAGTGTTGCGACCATGTTGGACCAGGGCGTAATCAAGGGATATGAAGATAATACCTTTCGACCCAAAAACCCGGCTACCCGGGCAGAAGTCGCTGTGCTACTCCATCGTTTAGTATCTATGAAGTAG
- a CDS encoding metallophosphoesterase family protein: MRILVLADTHGRLGPIYHIMKHIGKVDLILHAGDHYRDCNELAFTLEVPAKGVMGNCDYPGDAPIEDLLEVEGFKIFITHGHRHGVKYGTNSILERAKELGAQVAIYGHTHISDFRVIDNIMIINPGSPVQPRGRKRPSVGLIEIQGNKINTEIFHIDYFYP, from the coding sequence TTGCGTATTTTGGTTTTAGCGGATACCCACGGTAGGCTGGGTCCCATTTATCATATAATGAAACATATAGGGAAGGTGGACCTCATTCTCCATGCTGGGGATCACTATCGGGATTGCAATGAATTGGCCTTTACCCTGGAGGTACCTGCCAAGGGAGTCATGGGTAACTGTGATTATCCTGGTGATGCCCCCATTGAAGATTTACTAGAGGTGGAAGGTTTTAAAATATTCATAACCCATGGGCATCGGCATGGTGTAAAGTATGGTACCAATTCCATTTTGGAAAGGGCAAAGGAATTAGGGGCTCAGGTGGCCATTTATGGACATACTCATATTTCTGATTTTCGGGTTATTGATAATATTATGATCATCAACCCGGGAAGTCCGGTACAGCCAAGGGGTAGGAAAAGACCCTCAGTGGGTCTTATTGAAATACAAGGCAATAAGATAAATACAGAAATTTTCCATATTGATTACTTTTATCCCTAA
- a CDS encoding stalk domain-containing protein gives MNEHTNHRMHYVRKSLKARYIAILTTFIMLVNAMVPALAIGNTQAQESFSKATAYLSALEKRQGSLPHWGYMALKLSGRAMEETSIHKAIAEQAAYTRESGETNDYVNLVFLLLAAGKDPGNFEGDDLFQRLCQSQLPSGKFPDNLVEGGSRLNNTHMWVSVLLAAHGQPWAAESRKKALGYLIAQQHADGSFNWDVQNRETADVDSTGMALIALGALGERVGSPVVDKALAYLAGAQQKSGGFQSWGVENPESTFMVISGLLAVGADPADKPWQKKGGLLEALQSFQLPDGAFAHLQGGGANTLATAQGALGLYSLATSQPFFRGLSQERNNQESLSPSILALVDEVRFQPGEATYGVSRQGSTLKEPMDVAPLVQEGRIFVPVRYMAKALGIRDNGIRWDQQTQRVSLEHEQQQVQLVLGEKYNLVNGQKRKMDVEPVLQQGRIFLPARFVAEGFGYRVSWDEREQAVIIRP, from the coding sequence TTGAATGAACATACCAATCATAGGATGCATTATGTTAGAAAATCTCTAAAAGCCAGATATATTGCTATATTGACCACGTTTATTATGTTAGTGAATGCCATGGTGCCAGCCTTGGCTATTGGAAATACGCAGGCCCAGGAGTCATTCTCTAAGGCCACTGCCTACTTGTCTGCTCTGGAAAAAAGGCAGGGGAGCCTGCCACATTGGGGGTACATGGCCTTAAAGTTGAGCGGCCGAGCCATGGAAGAGACATCCATCCATAAAGCCATTGCAGAACAGGCAGCCTATACCCGTGAGTCTGGGGAAACCAATGATTATGTAAATTTGGTTTTCCTCCTATTGGCCGCCGGAAAGGATCCCGGTAATTTTGAGGGGGATGATCTGTTTCAGAGGTTGTGTCAATCCCAACTGCCCAGTGGCAAGTTTCCTGACAATTTGGTGGAGGGCGGTAGCCGACTTAACAATACCCACATGTGGGTTTCAGTTCTTCTGGCTGCCCATGGTCAACCCTGGGCGGCAGAAAGCCGCAAAAAGGCCCTTGGGTATTTAATTGCTCAACAGCATGCCGATGGTTCCTTTAACTGGGATGTTCAGAATCGAGAGACCGCTGATGTGGATTCCACTGGCATGGCCCTGATAGCTTTGGGCGCATTGGGAGAAAGGGTCGGCAGTCCCGTGGTGGATAAGGCGCTGGCCTATCTGGCAGGGGCACAACAGAAATCAGGCGGCTTCCAATCCTGGGGGGTGGAGAATCCCGAAAGCACCTTTATGGTTATCAGCGGATTGTTGGCGGTAGGAGCCGATCCTGCAGATAAACCCTGGCAAAAAAAAGGCGGACTGCTGGAGGCGTTACAATCCTTTCAACTCCCCGATGGTGCCTTTGCCCATCTCCAAGGAGGCGGGGCCAATACCCTGGCCACAGCCCAGGGAGCCCTTGGGCTATACAGCCTAGCAACTTCCCAACCATTTTTTAGGGGATTGTCTCAAGAACGTAACAACCAGGAAAGTCTCTCCCCGTCAATCCTTGCTTTGGTTGATGAAGTACGCTTTCAGCCCGGTGAAGCAACCTATGGGGTGAGCAGACAAGGAAGCACCCTAAAGGAGCCGATGGACGTGGCCCCCCTTGTACAAGAAGGACGTATCTTTGTTCCGGTGAGATACATGGCCAAGGCCTTGGGTATTCGGGACAACGGTATCCGATGGGACCAACAGACGCAAAGGGTTTCTCTAGAACATGAACAACAGCAGGTGCAATTGGTGCTAGGAGAAAAATATAACCTAGTCAACGGACAGAAAAGGAAGATGGATGTGGAACCCGTTCTGCAACAGGGAAGGATTTTTCTCCCGGCTCGTTTCGTAGCCGAGGGTTTTGGCTATAGAGTATCTTGGGATGAAAGGGAACAGGCGGTTATTATCCGTCCTTGA
- a CDS encoding DUF4430 domain-containing protein, giving the protein MKKAGLFGWHWVILAVVVSVLFGSIIYSQQDNRQAGGTGHPPPVQKEQMSQPPLASPAGDKVTDPQPKEKQKQESQESKVTSDGQKKILDKKNNIDKQDPSPVQGGTSPTPPATTTPVKNLLIGIAVVGQQGEVLFGPQDLEINQDNPWGMTAMGVLHATGLRYGMQTSSFVSSIAGQHNKGMNGWMYKVNGQVPMVAATEQKVEPGDRVIWWYSTDINSNGPQWEELVQKKTD; this is encoded by the coding sequence GTGAAAAAAGCAGGTCTATTTGGTTGGCACTGGGTAATCCTGGCGGTTGTGGTATCTGTTTTGTTCGGTTCAATCATCTATAGTCAACAGGATAATCGTCAAGCGGGTGGCACTGGTCACCCGCCCCCGGTTCAAAAGGAACAAATGAGTCAACCCCCTTTGGCATCTCCCGCGGGTGATAAAGTAACGGACCCACAACCGAAAGAAAAGCAAAAGCAGGAGTCACAGGAGTCAAAGGTAACTTCTGATGGGCAAAAAAAGATTCTAGATAAAAAAAATAATATTGACAAACAGGATCCATCCCCAGTTCAAGGGGGTACTTCCCCTACGCCACCAGCCACGACAACCCCTGTGAAAAATCTTCTCATTGGTATCGCCGTGGTTGGTCAACAGGGGGAGGTGCTTTTTGGACCTCAGGATTTGGAAATCAACCAGGATAACCCGTGGGGCATGACGGCCATGGGAGTGCTCCATGCCACCGGGTTACGCTATGGCATGCAGACTAGTAGCTTTGTAAGCAGTATTGCCGGTCAGCATAACAAAGGAATGAACGGCTGGATGTATAAGGTAAACGGTCAAGTACCTATGGTGGCGGCAACAGAACAAAAGGTGGAGCCAGGGGATCGGGTGATCTGGTGGTACAGTACCGATATCAACTCCAACGGACCCCAGTGGGAAGAATTGGTTCAGAAAAAAACTGATTGA
- a CDS encoding alanine-tRNA synthetase second additional domain-containing protein: MPVSIIHEYLMHAVYFAPRGRYRLLALGGNLAHRYLSPEDHLIGFVGDAGAGKSLLIRGMFPGLELTNDDDGINVRPLPLLDDFEKKHFRSRTYHLDMRFEMAFTQPWIIVEAVQEAIKHDRRVIVEHFDLLYSMLKMNAQILIGIGEEVIVTRPNIFGPEPQEIVDIVYESLIYRKMAHTAEDITGLVLEHEFGIKRPKVHSDIKHGFVLEFEEIPNIDLNSLEKRVKEVIDKDICIYYHDETNIKIGESLVFPCTGPRLHVKRTSEIMNFRLVKEFKWDPIDQLYVLVGLVGPVVEGDSLVTPPDQFQLMRRARRRSKQIT, from the coding sequence TTGCCAGTATCGATTATTCACGAGTATTTAATGCATGCGGTCTATTTTGCGCCCAGGGGACGCTACCGTTTACTGGCCCTGGGCGGCAACTTAGCCCATCGCTACCTCAGTCCGGAGGATCACTTAATTGGTTTTGTGGGGGATGCCGGGGCAGGTAAATCCTTACTCATACGGGGAATGTTTCCGGGTTTGGAGCTTACTAATGATGATGATGGAATCAATGTTCGTCCATTGCCATTACTAGATGATTTTGAAAAAAAACATTTTCGTAGTCGGACGTATCATTTGGATATGCGTTTTGAAATGGCCTTTACGCAACCATGGATCATTGTAGAAGCTGTACAGGAGGCCATTAAGCATGATCGACGGGTTATTGTGGAGCATTTTGACCTTCTTTATTCTATGTTGAAAATGAATGCTCAGATTCTTATTGGTATCGGAGAAGAGGTTATTGTAACCAGACCCAATATTTTTGGGCCGGAGCCCCAGGAGATTGTCGATATTGTCTATGAATCCCTGATTTATAGAAAAATGGCCCATACCGCCGAGGATATCACAGGGCTGGTCTTGGAGCATGAATTTGGGATTAAGAGACCCAAAGTTCACAGCGATATTAAGCATGGTTTTGTGCTAGAATTTGAAGAAATACCCAATATCGACCTTAATTCATTGGAAAAAAGAGTTAAAGAAGTTATTGATAAGGATATTTGTATTTACTATCACGATGAGACAAATATTAAAATAGGGGAAAGTCTTGTTTTTCCCTGTACAGGGCCACGCCTGCACGTAAAGAGAACCAGTGAGATTATGAACTTCCGACTGGTGAAAGAATTTAAATGGGACCCCATTGACCAGTTGTACGTTTTGGTGGGTCTGGTGGGACCTGTGGTAGAAGGAGACAGCCTCGTAACCCCACCGGATCAGTTCCAGCTTATGCGGAGGGCACGCAGGCGTTCCAAACAGATTACTTAA
- a CDS encoding energy-coupling factor transporter transmembrane component T — protein MKGNRRLLSVLEEKHMGNGENTFTLTPLLTRFHPGVAVSYFLCMLILIMLLDHPVFLVGTLCLSATMAQGLRSVEDWNNYMRLGLMMSVIVLFVNPLFVRAGETILWWGPKLPLLGHMFITLEAICYGAAMSLKLLNAFSLFFLFSRMVHPDQILSLFSGTLFRSALVLSLATRLFPTVAQRLKSIQEIQRLRGVQFEQGSRRERLGKYGGLVETLLYSSLEDALETAEAMEARGFNSGPRTRYRRDLWRPRDSICLTGIFIVLAVFLYGIWEGSLLFTFYPALDPLLMDKKGLGIFIALFSGLSVPMLLNWGWNRWPSLRSKI, from the coding sequence ATGAAAGGGAACAGGCGGTTATTATCCGTCCTTGAGGAAAAACATATGGGGAATGGGGAAAACACCTTTACTTTAACGCCGCTGTTAACCCGCTTTCATCCGGGAGTTGCAGTGAGTTATTTCCTTTGCATGCTTATTCTCATCATGCTCCTGGACCATCCCGTATTTTTGGTAGGCACGCTCTGTTTGTCAGCCACCATGGCCCAGGGGCTTAGAAGCGTCGAAGACTGGAATAATTATATGCGGCTTGGCCTGATGATGAGTGTCATTGTGCTGTTTGTCAACCCGCTTTTTGTCAGAGCAGGGGAAACTATCCTCTGGTGGGGGCCAAAACTACCCTTGTTGGGACACATGTTCATAACTTTGGAGGCCATCTGTTATGGAGCTGCCATGAGTTTAAAATTGTTAAATGCCTTTAGTTTATTTTTTCTCTTTAGTCGTATGGTTCATCCCGATCAGATTCTCTCTCTGTTTTCAGGGACTCTTTTTCGCTCCGCCTTGGTGCTATCTTTGGCCACCCGTTTGTTTCCCACCGTGGCCCAAAGGCTGAAGAGTATCCAGGAAATCCAGCGACTGAGGGGTGTCCAATTTGAACAGGGATCCCGACGGGAACGGCTAGGCAAGTATGGTGGTCTGGTGGAAACTCTATTGTATTCGTCTTTGGAAGACGCATTGGAGACGGCGGAAGCCATGGAGGCCCGAGGGTTTAACAGTGGTCCCCGCACCCGCTACCGCCGGGATCTTTGGCGGCCCCGGGATAGTATCTGCCTGACCGGTATATTTATCGTCTTGGCGGTGTTCCTCTATGGAATTTGGGAAGGCAGCTTGCTTTTTACTTTTTATCCGGCACTGGATCCCCTGCTGATGGACAAAAAGGGGCTGGGGATATTCATAGCCTTGTTTTCAGGACTTTCTGTACCAATGCTCTTAAATTGGGGGTGGAACCGATGGCCATCTTTACGATCAAAAATTTGA